The Neofelis nebulosa isolate mNeoNeb1 chromosome 16, mNeoNeb1.pri, whole genome shotgun sequence genome includes a window with the following:
- the CSNK1D gene encoding casein kinase I isoform X3, producing MELRVGNRYRLGRKIGSGSFGDIYLVGIPTIRWCGAEGDYNVMVMELLGPSLEDLFNFCSRKFSLKTVLLLADQMISRIEYIHSKNFIHRDVKPDNFLMGLGKKGNLVYIIDFGLAKKYRDARTHQHIPYRENKNLTGTARYASINTHLGIEQSRRDDLESLGYVLMYFNLGSLPWQGLKAATKRQKYERISEKKMSTPIEVLCKSYPSEFATYLNFCRSLRFDDKPDYSYLRQLFRNLFHRQGFSYDYVFDWNMLKFGASRAADDAERERRDREERLRHPRNPAARGLPSTASGRLRGTQEVAPPTPLTPTSHTANTSPRPVSGMERERKVSMRLHRGAPVNVSSSDLTGRQDTSRMSTSQDTERAMGFFPQALESMNRQQEIDRRQRLPTCGQEPRHTACSRAPDTPGGDNRESVDPRGSVWTQDLCAGPQPAKVKEGAELILFKGKEHTWRVWDDRGPEAAGTEPSFSRTVWPASAHMPWGLAVKSH from the exons TGGGCATCCCCACCATCCGGTGGTGCGGAGCGGAGGGGGACTACAATGTCATGGTGATGGAGCTGTTGGGACCGAGCCTGGAAGACCTGTTCAACTTCTGCTCGAGGAAATTCAGCCTCAAAACTGTACTGCTGCTTGCTGACCAGATG aTTAGTCGCATCGAATACATTCATTCAAAGAACTTCATCCACCGAGATGTGAAGCCAGATAACTTTCTCATGGGGCTGGGGAAGAAGGGCAACCTGGTCTACATCATTGACTTCGGACTGGCCAAGAAGTACCGGGATGCCAGGACCCACCAGCACATCCCCTACCGCGAGAACAAAAACCTCACTGGGACGGCGCGGTACGCCTCCATCAACACGCATCTTGGAATCG AACAATCTCGAAGGGATGATCTGGAGTCACTGGGCTACGTGCTCATGTACTTCAATCTGGGCTCTCTGCCCTGGCAGGGGCTGAAGGCAGCCACCAAGAGGCAGAAGTACGAACGGATCAGCGAGAAGAAGATGTCCACCCCCATCGAAGTGCTGTGTAAAAGCTACCCCT CTGAGTTCGCCACGTACCTGAATTTCTGCCGCTCCTTACGTTTTGACGACAAGCCCGACTACTCCTACCTGAGGCAGCTCTTCAGGAATCTCTTCCACCGCCAGGGTTTCTCCTATGACTACGTGTTCGACTGGAACATGCTCAAGTTT GGAGCCAGCCGGGCAGCTGATGACGCTGAGCGGGAGCGCCGCGATCGAGAGGAGCGGCTGAGGCACCCTCGGAACCCAGCCGCCCGCGGCCTCCCCTCCACGGCCTCTGGCCGCCTGCGGGGCACCCAGGAGGtggctcctcccacccccctcacccctacCTCACACACTG CTAACACCTCTCCTCGGCCCGTGTCTGGCATGGAAAGAGAGCGGAAAGTGAGTATGCGGCTGCACCGCGGCGCCCCCGTCAACGTCTCCTCCTCCGATCTCACGGGCCGACAAGATACCTCCCGCATGTCGACCTCACAG GACACAGAAAGGGCTATGGGCTTCTTCCCCCAAGCCCTGGAATCCATGAATCGGCAGCAGGAAATAGATCGTAGGCAGCGTCTGCCCACGTGTGGCCAAGAGCCCAGGCATACAGCCTGCTCCAGGGCCCCAGATACCCCAGGCGGGGACAACCGGGAGTCTGTGGACCCCAGGGGCTCTGTCTGGACTCAGGATCTATGTGCTGGACCTCAGCCAGCAAAGgtgaaggaaggggcagagctaATTCTCTTTAAGGGAAAAGAACATACGTGGAGGGTTTGGGACGACAGAGGGCCCGAGGCTGCTGGGACCGAGCCCAGCTTCTCCCGCACGGTGTGGCCAGCCTCAGCCCACATGCCCTGGGGCCTTGCTGTGAAGTCTCACTGA
- the SLC16A3 gene encoding monocarboxylate transporter 4, translating to MGGAVVDEGPTGIKAPDGGWGWAVLFGCFVITGFSYAFPKAVSVFFKELMREFGIGYSDTAWISSILLAMLYGTGPLCSVCVNRFGCRPVMLAGGLLASLGMVAASFCGSIIQLYLTTGVITGLGLALNFQPSLIMLNRYFNKRRPMANGLAAAGSPVFLCALSPLGQLLQDHYGWRGGFLILGGLLLNCCVCAALMRPLEASRPGSGPGPQRPARRLLDLSVFRDRGFVIYAVAASIMVLGLFVPPVFVVSYAKDLGVPDTQAAFLLTVLGFIDIFARPAAGFITGLKKVRPYSVYLFSFSMFFNGFTDLTGSTASDYGGLVVFCIFFGISYGMVGALQFEVLMAIVGTQKFSSAIGLVLLLEAIAVLIGPPSGGKLLDATHVYQYVFLLAGAEVLTSSLVLVLGNFFCIKKRPEAAAEEGERHKPPADVRVDSREVEHFLKAEPEKNGEVVHTPETSV from the exons ATGGGCGGCGCCGTGGTTGACGAGGGTCCCACCGGCATCAAGGCCCctgatgggggctggggctgggccgtCCTCTTCGGCTGCTTCGTCATCACGGGCTTCTCCTACGCCTTCCCCAAGGCGGTCAGCGTCTTCTTCAAGGAGCTCATGCGTGAGTTTGGGATCGGCTACAGTGACACGGCCTGGATCTCCTCCATCCTGCTGGCCATGCTGTACGGGACAG gcccactCTGCAGCGTGTGTGTGAACCGCTTTGGCTGCCGGCCCGTCATGCTCGCGGGTGGCCTCCTGGCATCCCTGGGCATGGTGGCTGCGTCCTTCTGTGGAAGCATCATCCAGCTCTACCTCACCACCGGGGTCATCACCG GCTTGGGCTTGGCACTCAACTTCCAGCCCTCCCTCATCATGCTCAACCGCTATTTCAACAAGAGGCGCCCCATGGCCAATGGGCTGGCGGCCGCGGGCAGCCCCGTGTTCCTGTGCGCCCTGTCCCCGCTGGGGCAGCTGCTGCAGGACCACTATGGCTGGCGGGGCGGCTTCCTCATCCTGGGGGGCCTCCTGCTCAACTGCTGCGTGTGCGCCGCGCTCATGAGGCCCCTGGAGGCATCCCGGCCAGGTTCGGGGCCCGGGCCCCAGCGGCCAGCCAGGCGGCTGCTGGACCTGAGCGTCTTCCGGGACCGTGGCTTTGTCATCTACGCCGTGGCCGCCTCCATCATGGTGCTGGGGCTCTTTGTGCCCCCCGTGTTCGTGGTGAGCTATGCCAAGGACCTGGGTGTGCCCGACACCCAGGCTGCCTTCCTGCTCACCGTCCTGGGCTTCATCGACATCTTCGCCCGGCCCGCCGCGGGCTTCATCACGGGGCTTAAGAAGGTGCGACCGTACTCCGTCTACCTCTTCAGCTTCTCTATGTTCTTCAACGGCTTCACGGACCTCACGGGGTCCACGGCCAGCGACTACGGTGGCCTGGTGGTCTTCTGCATCTTCTTCGGCATCTCCTACGGCATGGTGGGGGCCCTGCAGTTCGAGGTGCTCATGGCGATTGTGGGCACCCAGAAGTTCTCCAGTGCCATTGGCCTCGTGCTGCTGCTGGAGGCCATTGCCGTGCTCATTGGGCCCCCGTCGGGCG GCAAGCTCCTGGACGCGACGCACGTCTACCAGTACGTGTTTCTCCTGGCAGGGGCCGAGGTGCTGACCTCCTCCCTCGTGCTGGTGCTGGGCAACTTCTTCTGCATTAAGAAGAGGCCCGAGGCGGCTGCGGAGGAGGGGGAGCGCCACAAGCCCCCCGCGGACGTGAGGGTGGACTCTCGGGAGGTGGAACACTTcctgaaagcagagcctgagaaaaACGGGGAGGTGGTTCACACCCCAGAAACGAGCGTCTGA